ATCTGGAAAATGGAAGCAAGCACGGGAAAATCAAAATCAATCCTGACTAAGTGCCAAGTTAGGCTTTGTTCAGTCTATTGTTACAGTTAAAGCAGATAAAACTACTCAGTTTAACTCCATTCATTCATATTTACAAAGTTTGTACAAAAATGTTGGGTTCTGTGAGAGATAAGATACTGACCTCAGCATAAGACCATTGGCAGCTAACAAAGGTCCCATACCTTGCACTATTACATCATCATCCACATAGATGGCCTTCTCTGCATGAGGTACAAAGCTGGGCAAGTAGAATCTTGCAAAAGTTAACTGTGAGAATAGCAAAGCAAGAGAAATGgagaattaaatgaaaaaaatgtccaAATAAATGTGAAATTGACTGATTTTTCTGGCACTTATCTATGGCATTAATGTCCAAAACAACTTCTATAGAGGAAGTAAAATAGGCAGCAATATCCtaccatttaaaataaataggtTCCATCAATTCCTGGTTTACCATTAATGTATCCATTTATAAACTAACTTTGAAACTGGTCTATATAAGAATTTCTTATTTCTCCACATAGGTCTGCAGCATCTCTGAGGTGTTGGCATGCTTGACATGCCAGCTGCGATGTTTCACTGTGCCTAGCAGCAAAAAAGGATCCTAGGCATGCATATATAGATATTCAAATCCATCTCTCACTATCTAGGTATCTAGTTTTACTGAAATTTAGGGATTTTATTATAAAAGATTGCTTCTATGCtaaaaaatttggttttgatCTCCAGCTGGGTTCAAAAGCCAACATCAAAATATATTGTTATTAACTTCTAATTGCAAAAGTAATCAGCATCATCCTTACTGGTTTGAAGTTGTCTGGCTTTTGGGGATCCACTTGTACTTTGCCTTCTAAGACACGAGGGTCAAAATCCAGAATTCGGTATCTCATGTTTTTTAGAGGAGGGCTCCTCAGCCACGTCCTGCAAGCAGAAGAAAGGCACAGATCTTGTTAGATGAGACAAAgcaagggaaaagcaggagaagTAGCTAACAGTGACACAATCTGAATGTGGCCACTCACATCCCTGCCCAACAAACACATCTGGGATATAATTGCTGCTGACATTGGTGCTGTCCTGTGTGGCCACAGGGGCAAGTCCAGGGTCAGCACCTGCACACCTGGGACATGTGAAAGGTGTGAGGTCACTTCTTGCTTTATCAGAAATACAGAGTCTTGTTATCACAGGCCCTTCCCAAAACCATCAGTGTGGACAGAAGGGGATTAGAATAACAGGATCAAAGAACAATCTATAAAAACAGACAAACATAATCGCCAGCATTTGAATTGCTTAGATGAAATGTAGAAGTAACTTTTACAATCCTTCCACCAACAAACTCCAACATCACTGGTTGGATATAAGCCCATTGGAAAAGATGTTTCTTTTCCATCCCTGAAACCTGACCAGGAGGAATGGTGGGACTCCCACAGCAGCCCTCTCAAAAAGCTGCCCTAAGCAGCAGCAGATGGCACTGGGAGTCAGGGGAGCGTAGCTCCAGGGAAAGGCAGCTTCTCTCTCAGAAACACAGAGTTCACCCTGCTGTGGGAATCCAATGAAAAGATCATTACCTTAAGTGATCCACAGTATCATTCAAAGTAACAATGTGGAAAACCACGTTGGCTCTGGTGTTTTGGTAAATGCTGTTCATGGCTGCAATTGCACCTCCAAGCCTCTCATCCGAGGCTGCAATGACCACAGAAATCTCCTTGTCATTCCTCTCATCTGCCAGcctctggggagctgcaggaatgaAATCTATAGGCTGAAGTCCTAAGGGACTTGGATCTGTGAAGTAAAAATAACAtacttgtttttattattatatattattattaccaCGCTAAAATTCCCAACACTTCAGTTATTTGTGCTGTACACTTGGATGTCTGATTGGTGTGGATTACAGTGAGCCAGTATCAAACACTCAGAATATCAGCTTTTGAGAATTAATAGAATAACACCACATTTACGGAAAACTGCATACATTTATCCACACATATTCACACACAGCACAAGGTATTAAACGGCTGAGCTACAGTAGTCTGCACTTGCCTTTGGTCCCCTCTGCCACACCTATAACCTCATTAACTTCCCCCTCCCATTCACCCAAACCACGTGGCAGGTTCTGTCTGGCCAGAGCAGGTGTTTTCCCACcaaatcttaaaaatatatatatttttttaattaaaataaaacccaacatACCTGACAATTCCCGTCTCAAGAATTCACTGAGGCTTAGGAAGTTATGATGAATAACTAGCAAAAATATGACAACAGCCACTATAAGGATGGAAATGTTCActaaaaattaagaagaaaaatctttatCAATATAACCAGAGAACAACTGAGAAACTCGGATACAAAAGatactaaaacaaaaaatcagacAAGCATATACACACACCTTTCCTTAACGTCATTTTTCTGTTCTTACTTTATTAGCATAAGGTTCCTGCAAacctacaagaaaaaaaagcatcagtCACTGCCAGTGCATTCTTCCATGAGGCACAGCACAACACATTATCTCCAGGAGTGTCACAACAGTTTCAGTGTCCAAGGCAGTGACTTTCCCTCTGTAAGTTTTATGACATATGTAAAACGCTatgtcacattttaaaaagtgaggaCGATCTCAGGAAGTATCTGACTACAACCACAGAATCTCaggatgggttgggttggaagaaaccttcaAGACCACCTGCTGCCAACCCTTGCCATGGGCACAGACATcatccccagcttctctgggcaacctgtgccagggccacaccaccctcacagggatgAATTTCTCCTCAAAGCCTCATTTAAACCTGccctgtcagtttgaagccattcccccttgtcctatcatccatgcccttgtccaaagtacctctccagcccctttaggcactggaaggaaTTCTAAGAGGTCCAGGTCCATGTTAGGGACTCCCCCACTATAATGGCATATTTAAAGCTCTCAGAGATAAAAAGGAGACATCCAGatcttgccacttcactgacagaaaaaaaaaaaaaggccaaactCCTTCTGCCAGTCAAAAGTAATCTAAAAGATCTGGAAAATTatgtatggttttttttttcctgttggaattatttatttaactacctgaactgaaaaaaaagaaagtgggTAAGAAGGCAGTACCATCATGTTATAGAAGGGGCTAGAAACACAACACCAAGCGATTTCCGTAAGAAATTCAAACATGCTTGTTCATTATTTAAGGGTCGAGGTGAAGCCAGAAAAAAAGAGTGGTGTATCATGGCGCGCGAAGGAGCTGACAAGTAACACAGAAAAAGCTCTTTAACACTACGCAAAATCCCAGGAACGGTGAGAGACTTGCAAAATCCCTAAATTAAAACACCTCAGACCGTGTTGCGACTGCTACATGTATCAAAACCACCTTCTTCCCGCTGCCGCATTTctccctcaggggagacatcaGCGGAGCCCAGCAAATCCCTGCCCGGAGCTCTCCGAGCAGCGCCGCGCTGCTGGCACGGGGCAGGGCACGGAGCTTTGCCTGGGAGCACAACGCCACGTCCCGCGGCGCAGCTCCCAGCGCCAGGGCTGAGGAGAGCACGGACACGGCCGGCGCCTCAGCGACACGCGGCGggcgggctggggacagtgacagaaCGTGCCCCGCACAGGGCTGGTGACGGACCACAATAAGACACACACCGCGCCGCTCGGCCGGCTGCCCGCAGCGCACAGCGCGCTCCCCGGGCTGCTCTGCGGGCACAGCCCCGCTCCGGGGCCGCGGGCCCGTGCCCGGCTCTCCCGCACCGCCCCGGCCCCTCAGCGGCCCGCGGGTGACCGCCCGGGTGCCTGACCGCCGCCAGGCGCCGAACCCGCCCGCGCCCACCCCGCCGCGATaccggggccgcggcggcgcCCGGCGGCTCCGTGAGACGAGCCCGAGGCTCGGGCGGCCCGCGAGCTGCCGAGCCAGTGCGGGTTTCCGACAGGCGGCCCCGCGGCGCCTCGCACCTGCCGGGGAGGGCGCCCGCGCCGGGGTCCTGCGCGGCGAAGCCGCCGTTGCCGAGGAGACGCGTACCGGCGGGCGCGGGGGAGCCGGAGCGGAGCAGccccggagcggcggcggcggcgccgagGCGATGTCCGGGGCAGAAGGCGGCACCTGCGGCCGATGGAGCTCGGGGTGGGGCGGACGGGGCGTGTTTCCGGCCAGCTCAGCAGCCGCCTTCCGCTCCGCCGCGACGAGCAGCGGTAGCGGCGGAGAGGCCGCGCCGGCACCGCGAACAGCGGAGCCCCAGCCAGGAGCGCGGAGACGGCTGCGAACAGGAGCGGGGAGAAGACGGAGAAGCGCCGCCACCATGCTGAGCGTGTTTCGCTCCATCCCCACGCATGTGGTAGGGCCGCCCGGGCCTGGGCACCGGGTCTAGTGTCCCCTGCATGCACAGCGACACGGCCGGGCGGGGGCTCAGCAGCCCCTACTCGCGATCTTGGCACCCGTGTGCGAGGCACGGCCAAGGGGGATGCAGGATGAATCCGTGTAATTCTGGGTTTTGACCTGCGAGTTGGGACTCTCATGCTGTAAGAGGAAGCTGTCTGTGTAAGGGAAACCCCTCTGTGctttcctgcctctgctctggaaaGACAGAAGGCAGCGTGTGCTCCCAGGGAGCCACGTTTTCTAACGGCATGCAAACATAGATTAGTTGGGTTTGGAAGGAACCACTGGAGATGATCCAGTCCAACCCtccaaggcagggtcacctggagcaggaatGAATCAAGGTGGATTTGCAACATCTCCATAAAGGGAGACTCCACGACCTCTCTaggcagcctgtcccagtgctctgcCATCCTCAACATAAAATTCTTCCATTTGTTGAGGTAGAACTTAGTGTGTTTTTgtttatggccattgctcctcATCCTGGCACTGGGCACCATTGAAGagagtctggcaccatcctGTTGGCACCCACCCTGGAGACATTTATCTGTCAGCCTTCTCCAGAACACAGGTGCCACACACACCATGCCCTCTTTAGCACACTCTCTTCTGTGGTGATACAGCTTTTACTTAGTGATGTTAAGGTGACTACAGTGATATTTTGAACTTGCATTACTTACCCTGTACAGACAGTGCTTGTTTCTAGGTGATGTGGTCAAGCCTGCAGAGGAGGTGTTTTCAGCCactgtaagaaaaataattccaatCTGGTTTGAAAGTTGAATAAAAATGCTGAGAACCCATGGTCAGGTAGACTGTAGGATCTAACCTGAAAGATGTAAGTGGGCAGGTCTGTGTTTTGAATAACTGACTAAAAAGTATCTCTTTCCATAGGACTACAAGGGCCAAAAATTAGCAGAACAGATTTTTCAAGGAATCATTCTTGTCTCTGCAGTAAGTATAGTAGACCTGTGAGTAAGAACATAAAggactattttattttctgatcttatatatatttttcatcttgTTTGGGGTGACTAAAATCTTTAAGCAAAGTCAGAGGGGCTGTCACAGATTAAAACTTCTACTTCCTATCTTCTACTTTCATTGTTGGCCTGcacttttgaaaatgtttgaaaGATGTACATGCTTTTGAAAAACCGGTATTTTCCTACCTAAATCTACACCCTGCATCTTAATAATGTAAtgggaaatgtttttcttcatttaaagtttgattttttaaaatgtttgtttttccaggtAATTGGTTTCATCTGTGGATACATCACTGAACAGTTTGGATTGACTGTCTACATAGTTATGGCTGGATTTGCTTTATCGTGTTTGGTaagaacattttttccccaaaccaaaaaatataTGCACTATTTAATCTGGAATAATTACTAAATTGAGGAGCTGTCAGCACAGACTAATATTTGCTATGCAATTCAGATTTATTGATACATATTTGTGCTCCCTTTGATCTGCATAAAGTGCTTTGCAGCCCAATAAGTGCTTTTATTGAAACGCTAGCAGAATTTTTGCAATTTAATACCACTTTTGagttcatttttaatttcagttaaaaGTTAGAGTTAAGTCCAGCTGACAGCATTAGTAACAGAAAGGACAGGGAGGCTTTCTGTGTAGTAGCAGCTTCTCATGACAATTTTGCAGCTATCCCCTGCTGCCTGAGGAGACAATGAGGCAGAATATGGAATTTCAGGAGTAATTCCTCATCCATGCATGAGAAGTGTCCCATTCCTATTGGAGCATTCCCAGTCCGTTTTACACGTGGTTGTTACACCTCTCAAGTGTTTAGATACAACACAATTTGACCAATCACTACTCAAGAAACACACACATTCCACTGTTTTGAAAAGCCCCTGTAATTCTCTGGCATCATCATCATCCACCTGCTCCTTATTTAAACATCCCTGAGTTACTTACCCGTGATGCCAGGCAAGGGGAGGGTCTCAGTGCAGTGTGGGAGGTGCTGGGAATGCTGGTATCACCTCAGGAgtccttttttcttctggatGGGTGCTGTCTTCCTCCTTGCAACGACCTGGGCTGCTTTAGTCACATACTTAAGCATGACTTTGCAATGTAAACTGTAAACGTATATGAAATTGTAAGAGTTTTTTGAGGACTAATAGATAATCAGTTAGGGATGAAGATTTTCCTAAGGAGCTGTACAGAACAGCTCCTTAGCACCTCAGAGTCCATGTTCTGACTGCCTCCTTTGCCCTCAGCTGACGCTCCCTCCGTGGCCCATGTACCGCTGCAATCCCCTCGAGTGGCTGCCTGTGCAGGAGTCGGGCACGGAAGAGAAGAAGGCAGCAGACAGGAAGCCAAAGAGACATTCTAAAAGCTAAAAATTACAGTTTCCAGGCTGTTACTTTGTTAAATTTTGTTAAATTAATTCCCACTGAGAAATACTTCTTGGCTtagtgtttgggttttttcctagtGCTTTGTATATTACTATGAGTACAACcaagctctgcagggagcatGAAGGCTGGAAATTGGGTCTGGAGTTTCAGGGGAGTCACAGGGATGGGGGGGATTAACTTCAGAAGGCTACTGGAGGTCACATCTTGAGTATTTCACTAGAAAGGAACACAGTGAATCAAATTAATTCTGGTTAAGCTGTTGCCATAGCCTAAAAGATTAATAAACAGCTGAACTTCTGAAATGTTCCTAACTGCACGTAAAACAAGTTGTCAGTAGTGCCAGGTTGTTACAAATACTGTGAAATGGTACATACCCAGAGTTCTGAAAATAGCTGTTCTAGGATAGGAGGGTACAAAGTGCcagtttttgtttaaaataaatttccctAGGAAGAACAagtgtagagttgtgttttttatgttttattacatttgcattatgtataagtttgtcccatgtacccccggttctATAACGATTCCCCCTGGGTTTTCCCGTCTTTCCCTGCGGGTCTGTTGTCCCCAAGAAATGCCAGGTATAGTACACATACCTGGGGACTGTAGCAAGACATTCTGgatgcaaataaaaagaaataagtgCTTTATCTTTTCCCTAAGAGATTCTGGTCTTGGGCACTTTCATTCCTAAAATAAACTAGTATTTGTAAGGCAAAGGGATTTCTCCAGCTGGAACCATGGTAACCATGGCTGCATTCCTTTCAAACATTTTCAGACTGTTTTATCCAGATACCAAGTGCTTTCCCCCACTTTGTTGACTGCCTCAGCAACAAAACACAAGAGCAAAGTTTCTCCTTACAAGCAGTACAGCTGCTCCCTTCAGCCCTTAGAATTGGCAATTTACACACCCTGAGGACCTCGAGTTCCACAAAAATTAGCAATTGTCCCTTCATGCTAAATTTTCACAACTATCTGAGGTAATAGATTATAGTTTATCACATCAGAGCCTTGGCAGAGATTTTGTTAGTGTATTTAGTATGGGACCATACCAAAAACCTTTTGGTATGACAAATTCAAACCAGAACATAATCTTTTTTGACACTCCTTAGTATACAAAACTTGGTATCGATCCCTATTTGCATCTATGGAAAGCAACTTTTTAAGAGAATAAAAACTAAACTAAAGAGAAACTCAGAAGTTTCTCTTCTGCACAAGTGATAGCCTGGTTCACAttttaacatgaaaaatattattataaacTCTTCATGTTTTCTGCAAGTTCACCTCCTTATTCCACCAAAGGAGATCAGTGGATGAACATGCTTTGTAGGCTGGTTCAGTCTATCAAAGGAGCTAGAAAACAGTTCTTTCCTCCAAGGAAAAGATTCTGGTCAGAGCTTCACATTTTCTTCGAGGAATTTGAGGTGCCGAGCCTTCGCACTGTAACTCCCGTACTTGTCTCCCATGTGCTCCCGCAACTGCAGCTGttcacagcacacacagaacaAAACCCACAACATTTACTGGCACTGAAAAAAGCAGAAGCTACCaaaatattaacagaaaaataccaAAGCACTCAGCTGAAAGAAGCATGTGAAGCTTGGCAGTGTGGatgagagagaagaaaaatgaacacTGTTGTTGTCTAAAAGCAAGAGACTttcaaatcccacccaaaaatttaaaatataagatCTTCACAGGTTACAAACCAAATACTGCCTGGGTAAGTGTAACCAAGCTTTGAATTAAAGGGGCTGGAGGTATTCCTTATTCAACTCTATTGGGGATTGAtgttaaattatttcttattttggaCATAAAGGGCATGAGGCAAGTAATGTGAAGGCAAACATTTGAGAGACAGAAGAAATGATTACTGAAGAAAGAGCACAGAATAAGATTATTTGCATCCTTCACACCTTCCCAATGGTACAATCCTAAAGCTCTGATGGTTTCTGAAGAAGGTGCATTCGAACATAGTCTACATGTAGAATCAAACTTAAGTGTGAAAATTACAATATACTTAGGTCCTTGCCTGCCCATGACTACATAAAGACTTTCTGGAATCAAGGTTTACCCTATCTCAATAGGATAAAGAGCCTGCTAATTTATCTAGGTttataaagaaattaaactattttattATGGAAGACATTCACCTCTCTTCTCACTTCATCATCTTCTTCCATGATTCTGTACACCTTCTCAAGAAGTTTCACTCCCAATCCTTGCACCACATCAGATCTAAGGATTTCAACCATTCTCCTGATATTGTAAGGGACCAATGACatatctattaaaaataaaatacaatgaaaaaatCAGTGCAGCAGTAATTACTTCCAGTACAATTTTCATATTCTGCAGAAGAATATGGAATAACTCTAAGTATtaccacagaatcccagagcaACAGACCTGAAGGAATCTCTTCCATTTTTAATTCCTCTGATTCATCAGGTGATTTTCCATGCAAAATCAAAGTATCTCGATACTTTCTATGAAGTTTAAACTCTGGGGCTGGGGTCGAGGTTACACAGCACTCAGAGTTCTCCTTGGAGTCCATTTTCAGTGTCCATGTCATCAGCTGCACCAAGTCATTCATTTCATTCACATTGCTTTTCCtaggagagaaggaagaaataattcagTCACTGTCATAATGCAACTTCCACCCTGCATTCCAAGGGCTTTCAATTAGTTTGTTGAGGTCCTAATAGAGTATTGCATGTTAAATTCCTTGTTGTGGTGCAGTTTTATCAATAGCAACATCAGTACTATTTCATTTAACAAAGGCTCAGAGCCCAGCAAAAGCCTCACAGTCCTACTGGCTATTGCTGACTCTGGTAATGCAACAAATTGCATCTTTTGAAAGCTGCTTATACTGACAAAAATCAGAGATAAATTCAGCCTCATTTACAGTGGAAAGGAACCACATTAGCACATTTTAACTTGTGCTTTTAATGCATCCTGACAGTAGATGTCCTCTGGTGCTGGAAGATTGGTTTCCTGGCAAGCTACAGTTCACAAAACCATTGTACACAATTCCATGGCCCAGAAAGTTCAGCATGGAAAGTGTACAGTCACAGAGAGACAATAATTCAATGGGGCTGTTTTCCTCTATGCATCACACACTTCTTCAATCACTCACTATGCAGAGATAGAAGTGtgaaagcctttttttttccactccaagTCAAGGTCCAGTATAGCAGTGAAAATTCTTGCACAGTATTAAACAAAACCCTTACTTCTCCTTGGAATCACCATCAGACTTGTCTGTAGAGCTTGTGGAAGAGCTTAGCTCATCATCAGACAGGCAATGGGGTTCTCTCTTTCTCTAAGGGAAGAGGGAGTAAATAACAAAAATTCTAACAGTTGAAAGTAATTCAGCAATATGGCATATATTACTGTTCCTACATGGAAGAAATACTTTTGACAAAGTTTACCTGAGAAATACTGGGATCTGATAAGGACTGAGGAACTCTAACACAATTTTCCACATGTGACTTTGCTTCAACTGCTGCACCATTTAATGACTGTCTCGCTGGAACCACTGCAAGGATGACATTTTGACAATATTTACAACTAATCTGTGTGTATTCTGAACTAGTTTCATGttcatgcaagaaaaaaaatctatcacCTAGcagaaggcaggcagggagggaagtaTTTTGCTAATAGAAAATATTGGAGCTTCTGTTTGAAAGTGAATATTGTACATTTCAAAGAGAAGTTGTCAACACAGAACACAATGAAAGTaactaaaaagcagaaaaatacagatatgttaacagaattttttatttaacacAGAACTAGCCCCTTACTGCACCATTCTGAAGATGGCAGTGAAGAACAGACAAGAAGTtataatttctcaaaaaaaaagttattagcCTGTTTATACATAAACTGCTAACatataaacataaaaattacCAGAGGGAAGCATCTCCCGAGACTGTTTGAGCCTCCTTCGTTCTCTTGCTGACAAGGGCCGCTCCTTCAAAGGaagttaatttgattttaatttgcAATCACCATTAtggcttttgttttctaatCACCTATTAAGCAAAAAATCCATTTCAAGGGTTCAAGGAGAGGGAGCTGTTATTTAATGCTTAATTATTTATTACAAAACTGTCTTCAATGAGACTAATCTGAACTCTAGAAAAAGGGCTTCTGACCTCCAAGGCTCAGCAAGGCTCATTCCCCACTGAGCAGGGCTTCCAGGAAGCTCCTACACATTTCTTTACTCACTGTGCACACACTGCTCAGAAGGAATGAGACAAAAACACAGTGTTCATCACTAACCTTTGGAATGGCTGCTTGGCTGGGTTTGGCACTATCTGCAGGCTCAGGGTGCTCTGCACCCCTCTGGGCTGTCTTTGGGGTCACATCAGAAGGAACAGGTAGAGGCCGAGGAGAAACTGCTCTGAACTTGACAGAGAAGTGAgtgataatttttatttttttaaattaaaagtttaaataCTAATCTAGAAGACATTCTTGCATGGTAAAGCTGGATGGCAGAGATTTTGAATTCTATTGTAAGCTTTTCACATCTCCCAGCTTGatccttccttctttccatcTCCGCTTACATCTGTTTCCCTTCTTCCCATCTCTACATCTTATCCCCCCTCCTCCCAAACTATTTTTCAGGGAATGCTTTTGCAACAACTGTCCCCACTCCCAAATAGCAAAACCCAAAGAGAAAACCAGGTTATCAATGACCAATCACGCTTTTCTCTAGCCTTGTGCTTTTCCCCAAAGAAACCTCCCTGCTCTGTCTGGAAGAACTGACAGGAGCTCCATCCTGTGTGCATGCCAAGATTTTCTTCCTACAGTTTGCACTCAGAAGCTCAGGGCAGT
The Taeniopygia guttata chromosome 12, bTaeGut7.mat, whole genome shotgun sequence DNA segment above includes these coding regions:
- the SPCS1 gene encoding signal peptidase complex subunit 1, whose product is MLSVFRSIPTHVDYKGQKLAEQIFQGIILVSAVIGFICGYITEQFGLTVYIVMAGFALSCLLTLPPWPMYRCNPLEWLPVQESGTEEKKAADRKPKRHSKS